The following are from one region of the Staphylococcus argenteus genome:
- a CDS encoding DNA topoisomerase III produces MKSLILAEKPSVARDIADALQINQKRNGYFENNQYIVTWALGHLVTNATPEQYDKHLKEWRLEDLPIIPKYMKTVVIGKTSKQFKTVKALILDNKVKDIIIATDAGREGELVARLILDKVGNKKPLRRLWISSVTKKAIQQGFKNLKDGRQFDDLYHAALARSEADWIVGINATRALTTKYDAQLSLGRVQTPTIQLVYTRQQEINSFKPQKYYSLSLSVNGFDFQLESKERFTDKGTLEKIVDKLKNESGNITSVVTKHKKSYPQQLYNLTDLQQDMYRRYKIGPKETLNTLQNLYERHKVVTYPRTDSNYLTTDMVDTMKERIQATMSTDYKNYARQLLSKSFSSKMSIFNNQKVSDHHAIIPTEVRPMISDLSNREAKLYEMIVERFLEALMPPHEYDTITVILKIAGYTFVLKENVTTALGFKALRQGDSVTEKKQPFVEGTNVSIKKAQIKEHETTSPEYFNEGSLLKAMENPQNFIQLKDKKYAQTLKQTGGIGTVATRADIIDKLFNMNAIESRDGKIKVTSKGKQILELAPEELTSPLLTAQWEEKLLLIERGKYQSKKFINEMKDFTKDVVNGIKNSEQKYKHDNLTTTECPTCGKFMIKVKTKNGQMLVCQDPSCKTKKNVQRKTNARCPNCKKKLTLFGRGKEAVYRCVCGHSETQAHMDQRMKNKTSGKVSRKEMKKYMNQDEGLDNNPFKDALKNLKL; encoded by the coding sequence ATGAAATCGTTAATATTAGCTGAAAAGCCATCAGTGGCAAGAGATATTGCTGATGCACTACAAATAAATCAAAAACGAAATGGTTATTTTGAAAATAATCAATATATTGTTACTTGGGCATTAGGTCATCTTGTTACAAATGCAACGCCTGAGCAATATGATAAGCATTTAAAAGAATGGCGTTTAGAGGACTTGCCGATTATACCTAAATATATGAAAACTGTTGTTATCGGTAAAACGAGTAAACAGTTTAAAACAGTTAAAGCGTTAATACTAGATAATAAAGTGAAAGACATTATTATTGCTACAGATGCTGGCCGAGAAGGTGAATTAGTTGCTCGACTTATTTTAGATAAAGTTGGCAATAAGAAACCACTAAGACGTTTATGGATTAGCTCAGTTACTAAAAAAGCAATCCAACAAGGCTTTAAAAACTTAAAAGATGGGCGTCAATTTGATGATTTATATCATGCAGCATTAGCGAGAAGTGAAGCTGACTGGATTGTGGGGATTAATGCGACACGTGCACTGACAACGAAATATGACGCACAGCTTTCGTTGGGCCGCGTTCAAACGCCAACAATTCAATTAGTGTATACACGCCAACAAGAGATTAATTCTTTCAAACCACAGAAATATTATTCGTTATCATTAAGTGTTAATGGATTTGATTTTCAATTAGAATCGAAAGAACGTTTTACAGATAAGGGCACTTTAGAAAAGATCGTCGATAAACTGAAAAATGAATCAGGGAACATAACGTCAGTTGTTACAAAGCATAAGAAATCATATCCGCAACAATTATATAATCTAACGGATTTGCAACAAGATATGTATAGACGTTATAAAATTGGTCCTAAAGAAACTTTAAATACGCTTCAAAACTTATATGAAAGACATAAGGTAGTAACATACCCAAGAACGGATTCTAATTATTTAACGACTGACATGGTGGATACAATGAAAGAACGTATCCAAGCAACAATGTCTACAGATTATAAAAACTATGCACGCCAATTGTTGTCGAAATCATTTTCGTCTAAAATGTCGATATTTAATAATCAAAAAGTATCAGATCATCACGCAATAATTCCGACAGAAGTTAGACCGATGATATCAGATTTGAGTAATAGAGAAGCTAAACTATACGAAATGATTGTAGAACGATTTTTAGAAGCGTTAATGCCGCCACATGAATACGATACTATTACTGTGATATTGAAAATAGCAGGATATACATTCGTACTAAAAGAAAATGTAACAACAGCACTAGGATTTAAAGCATTGCGACAAGGTGATTCAGTTACCGAAAAGAAACAACCATTTGTTGAAGGTACTAATGTGTCTATTAAGAAAGCTCAAATTAAAGAGCATGAAACAACATCACCCGAATATTTCAATGAAGGCTCTTTATTAAAAGCAATGGAAAATCCGCAGAACTTTATTCAATTGAAAGATAAAAAATATGCACAGACATTAAAGCAAACAGGTGGAATTGGAACTGTTGCAACAAGAGCAGATATTATCGATAAGTTATTTAATATGAATGCCATCGAATCAAGAGACGGTAAAATTAAAGTAACGTCGAAAGGTAAACAAATTTTAGAATTAGCACCAGAAGAATTAACATCACCACTTTTGACGGCACAGTGGGAAGAAAAGCTATTGTTAATTGAGCGTGGTAAATATCAATCGAAAAAATTCATCAATGAAATGAAAGATTTTACGAAAGATGTTGTAAACGGAATAAAAAATAGCGAACAAAAATATAAGCATGATAATTTAACGACAACTGAATGTCCAACATGTGGGAAATTTATGATTAAAGTTAAAACTAAAAACGGGCAAATGCTAGTTTGTCAAGATCCGTCGTGTAAGACGAAGAAGAATGTCCAACGCAAAACGAATGCAAGATGTCCAAACTGTAAGAAAAAACTAACACTTTTTGGGAGAGGTAAAGAAGCAGTTTATCGTTGTGTGTGTGGTCATTCTGAAACGCAAGCACATATGGATCAACGTATGAAGAATAAGACTTCTGGTAAAGTATCACGTAAAGAAATGAAGAAATACATGAACCAAGATGAAGGATTGGATAATAATCCGTTTAAAGATGCATTGAAAAACTTAAAATTGTAG
- a CDS encoding GNAT family N-acetyltransferase, with the protein MGIVQLYDITQIKSFIEHSNYESASYLYKLPQQYKEIDVLIADAIESPGVFALQENDSIKAIILSFTYDKDKFKVIGPFIADNYVLSTDTFESLFAAMTSKQPEDAIFNFSFEEGIQQYKHLMKSIQASYNFTDYYIEARKSLEDDMHQPNIIPYHKGFYRAFSKLHTNTFKYQAQHPQEIVDSLDETHHLFLFVSEGLLKGYLYLEIDTQQSIAEIKYFSSHVDYRLKGIAFELLAYALQYAFDNYDIRKVYFKIRNKNNKLIERFNGLGFHINYEYIKFKFESRNVKNQSIPE; encoded by the coding sequence ATGGGCATTGTTCAGTTATATGATATTACACAAATAAAATCGTTCATTGAACATTCTAATTATGAATCAGCATCATATTTATATAAACTTCCTCAACAGTACAAAGAAATTGATGTGTTAATAGCAGACGCAATTGAATCTCCTGGTGTGTTTGCACTTCAAGAAAACGACTCAATTAAAGCGATTATTCTATCGTTCACATATGATAAAGATAAATTTAAAGTAATAGGTCCTTTTATTGCTGATAACTACGTCTTATCAACGGATACATTCGAATCTTTATTTGCAGCAATGACATCAAAACAACCTGAGGACGCAATCTTTAATTTTTCATTCGAAGAAGGTATACAACAATACAAACATTTAATGAAATCTATTCAGGCAAGTTATAATTTCACTGATTATTACATTGAAGCTCGAAAAAGCTTAGAAGACGATATGCATCAACCGAATATTATTCCCTATCATAAAGGCTTTTACCGAGCATTTAGTAAGTTACATACAAATACATTTAAATACCAAGCACAACATCCACAAGAAATTGTTGATAGTTTAGATGAAACCCATCATTTATTTTTGTTTGTTAGTGAAGGTCTGCTAAAAGGTTACTTATATCTCGAAATTGATACACAACAGTCTATCGCTGAAATTAAGTATTTTAGTTCTCATGTTGACTATCGCCTAAAAGGTATTGCTTTCGAATTACTAGCCTATGCCTTACAATACGCTTTCGATAATTATGACATTAGAAAAGTTTATTTTAAAATACGTAATAAAAACAACAAACTCATTGAACGTTTCAATGGTTTAGGATTCCATATTAACTATGAATACATCAAATTCAAATTCGAATCACGCAACGTTAAAAATCAGTCGATTCCCGAATAA
- a CDS encoding GRP family sugar transporter — MQFFDFLIALLPALFWGSVVLINVFVGGGPYNQIRGTTLGALIVGLALLITGYAKFDNPTVIIVGLISGALWAFGQANQLKSISLIGVSNTMPVSTGMQLVGTTLFSVIFLGEWSTMTQIIFGLIAMILLVTGVALTSLKAKNERQSDNPEFKKAMGILIISTVGYVGFVVLGDIFGVGGTDALFFQSVGMAIGGFILSMNHKTSLRSTALNLLPGIIWGIGNLFMFYSQPKVGVATSFSLSQLLVIVSTLGGIFILGERKDRRQMKGIWAGIIIIVIAAIILGNLK; from the coding sequence TTGCAATTTTTTGATTTCTTAATAGCCCTTTTACCAGCTTTATTCTGGGGAAGCGTTGTTCTTATTAATGTGTTCGTCGGTGGCGGACCATACAACCAAATTCGCGGTACTACGCTAGGTGCCCTTATTGTTGGGTTGGCTTTACTTATAACTGGTTACGCAAAATTCGATAACCCTACTGTCATTATTGTCGGTCTTATTTCTGGTGCATTGTGGGCATTCGGACAAGCAAATCAGCTTAAATCAATCAGTTTAATTGGTGTATCTAATACTATGCCTGTATCAACAGGTATGCAGTTAGTTGGTACAACATTATTCAGCGTTATCTTTTTAGGTGAATGGAGTACGATGACTCAAATTATCTTTGGTTTAATTGCCATGATTTTATTAGTTACTGGTGTCGCTCTTACTTCACTTAAAGCTAAAAATGAACGTCAATCTGATAATCCAGAATTTAAAAAAGCAATGGGTATTTTGATTATTTCTACAGTTGGTTATGTCGGATTCGTTGTGCTTGGTGATATTTTCGGGGTTGGTGGCACAGATGCATTATTCTTCCAATCTGTTGGTATGGCAATTGGTGGATTTATCTTATCAATGAACCATAAAACTTCACTTAGATCAACAGCGCTTAATCTTTTACCAGGTATCATTTGGGGTATTGGTAACTTGTTTATGTTCTATTCACAACCTAAAGTTGGTGTAGCGACAAGTTTCTCATTATCACAATTACTTGTCATCGTTTCTACACTTGGTGGTATTTTCATTTTAGGAGAAAGAAAAGATCGTCGTCAGATGAAAGGTATATGGGCAGGTATCATAATTATTGTCATTGCCGCGATTATACTTGGTAATTTGAAATAA
- a CDS encoding AEC family transporter, translating to MTEQFTMIILLIALGYFLKRINYIKATDSQVIATLVLNVTLPSLVIVNLNSAELKLSFSILPILMIVYGIVAKIIAIWFFRKYDNQMRGSVGMMTGAMNIGLFAYPLIEAIWPKTGLVYFGMADIGGAFVMFGITYFVGSYFSEGSNQFDFKFLAKKLLQSVPLVTYIIMFILNLNHIQLPHVAIDFFNILSHANMPLSMILLGVMLNFTLERKYIPATIKYLCLHYGLALIAGGLVHVLLPVSDDMIKTTLLITWMFPVGVAIISYGIQFKYRTLPFIGMATNLTIIISIIILYVYQAVFI from the coding sequence TTGACCGAACAATTTACAATGATTATTTTATTAATTGCGCTAGGATACTTTTTGAAGCGGATTAATTATATTAAGGCAACAGATAGTCAAGTCATTGCCACATTGGTGCTTAATGTTACACTTCCATCTTTAGTTATTGTTAATTTAAACAGTGCAGAATTAAAATTGTCATTCTCAATTTTGCCGATTTTGATGATAGTTTACGGTATTGTAGCGAAAATCATTGCTATTTGGTTTTTTAGAAAATATGACAATCAAATGCGTGGATCAGTAGGGATGATGACAGGTGCTATGAATATCGGATTGTTTGCTTATCCTTTGATAGAAGCGATATGGCCTAAAACAGGACTTGTATATTTTGGTATGGCTGATATTGGTGGTGCTTTTGTGATGTTTGGAATTACTTACTTTGTAGGTAGTTACTTTAGTGAAGGTAGTAATCAATTTGATTTTAAATTTTTAGCGAAAAAATTATTGCAGTCTGTACCATTGGTTACTTATATCATCATGTTTATTTTGAATTTAAATCATATTCAATTGCCGCACGTAGCGATAGATTTTTTTAATATACTTTCACACGCAAACATGCCCCTGTCTATGATTTTGCTAGGTGTTATGCTGAATTTTACGCTTGAACGTAAATACATACCTGCAACGATTAAATATTTGTGTTTGCATTATGGACTGGCATTGATTGCAGGTGGCTTGGTTCACGTTTTATTACCTGTATCTGATGATATGATTAAGACAACATTGCTTATTACATGGATGTTCCCTGTTGGCGTTGCAATCATTTCGTATGGTATCCAATTTAAATATCGAACACTCCCATTTATCGGTATGGCGACAAATTTAACAATCATTATTAGTATTATTATTTTATATGTGTATCAAGCTGTGTTTATTTAG
- a CDS encoding SE1832 family protein produces MSLESQLAELKHDYIRLQGDLEKQESLNLDTSALVRQLKEIENEIRNVRAKMDN; encoded by the coding sequence ATGTCTTTAGAAAGTCAATTAGCCGAACTTAAACATGATTATATTCGACTTCAAGGCGATTTAGAAAAGCAAGAATCACTTAATCTAGATACGTCAGCACTTGTTCGTCAACTTAAAGAAATTGAAAATGAAATTAGAAACGTTCGAGCTAAGATGGACAATTAA
- the mspA gene encoding membrane stabilizing protein MspA: MQFYLILLAILYLIVSFISIFKMEVVFTRILRIIMGVLLLFVLALTTMSFPKENWWVFIVLLLLVGNVEVTGFKMLKKDLKGVNILNLMSLFIFVIYFILTIVLF, from the coding sequence ATGCAATTTTATCTGATTTTACTAGCAATACTTTATTTAATTGTTAGTTTTATTAGTATTTTTAAAATGGAAGTTGTATTTACACGTATTTTGAGAATCATTATGGGTGTTTTGCTATTATTCGTCTTAGCATTAACGACGATGAGCTTCCCGAAAGAAAATTGGTGGGTCTTTATTGTCTTACTATTACTAGTTGGTAATGTTGAAGTAACAGGATTTAAAATGCTAAAAAAAGATTTAAAAGGTGTTAATATTTTAAATTTAATGTCTCTATTTATCTTTGTTATATACTTTATCTTAACCATCGTATTATTCTAA
- a CDS encoding efflux RND transporter permease subunit — translation MIKKLLQFSLGNKFAIFLMVVLVVLGGFYASAKLKLELLPDVQNPVISVTTTMPGATPQSTQDEISSKIDNQVRSLAYVKDVKTQSIQNASIVTVEYDNNTDMDKAEEQLKKEIDKIKFKDEVGQPELRRNSMDAFPVLAYSFSNKDNDLKKVTKVLNEQLIPKLQTVDGVQNAQLNGQTNREITLKFKQDELEKYGLTADDVENYLKTATRTTPLGLFQFGDKDKSIVVDGQYQSVDAFKNINIPLTLASGQGQTQSQSDNTQNSAMSDVNKASSQQTSKSAESNNISGMPTAKLKDLADITVGDVRSSISKTNGKDAVNLQITKAQDANTVQVAKDVQHKIDTFIEENKGLNVTKTMDTAKPVEKSLYTMVEKAALGTIVAIIVILLFLRNIRTTLISIISIPLSLLMALIALKLSNVSLNILTLGALTVAIGRVIDDSIVVVENIYRRLTDPEEKLKGENLIISATTEVFKPIMSSTLVTIIVFLPLVFVSGSVGEMFRPFALAIAFSLLASLLVSITLVPALASTLFKKGVRRRNKPHEEGLGVVSTTYKKVLKWSLNHKWIVIILSTLILILTIVFGGPKLGTSFISAGDDKFLAITYTPKPGETEQSVLNHAKDVEKYLKQKKHVKTIQYSVGGSSPVDPTGSTNSMAIMVEYDNDTPNFDVEADKVIKHVDGFKHPGEWKNQDLGTGAGNKSVEVTVKGPSTDAIKSTVQRIEQEMKRVKGLANVKSDLSQTYDQFEIKVDQNKAAENGISASQLAMHLNENLPEKTVTTVKENGKSIDVKVKQNKKTDWSEDKLNNITLKKPTGGTIKLGDIATLVKTTTPSKLTQEQGDYATTVSAKVTNKDVGGTTRQVMSKINNIDKPNNVKVNIGGASDDINNAMTQLAFAMLAAIIIVYLILVITFKGGLAPFTILFSLPFTVIGVIIALLITGETISVPSLIGMLMLIGIVVTNAIVLIDRVINNEQRGMEMKDALIEAGGTRIRPILMTAIATIGALVPLLFGQDSSILISKGLAATVIGGLISSTLLTLVVVPVIYEILFTLKNRITKR, via the coding sequence GTGATAAAAAAATTACTACAATTTTCTTTAGGAAATAAGTTTGCTATTTTTTTAATGGTTGTTTTAGTTGTGTTAGGTGGCTTTTATGCGAGCGCTAAATTGAAATTAGAGTTATTGCCAGATGTTCAAAATCCTGTTATATCAGTTACAACGACAATGCCAGGAGCAACACCGCAAAGTACACAAGATGAAATTAGCAGTAAAATCGATAATCAAGTTAGATCTTTGGCATATGTAAAAGATGTTAAAACTCAATCGATACAAAATGCATCGATTGTGACAGTTGAATATGACAATAATACAGATATGGATAAAGCAGAAGAACAACTAAAAAAAGAAATTGATAAAATTAAATTTAAAGACGAAGTTGGTCAACCTGAATTAAGACGTAATTCAATGGATGCTTTCCCAGTTTTAGCTTATTCGTTTTCAAATAAAGATAATGATTTGAAAAAAGTAACGAAAGTATTGAATGAACAGTTAATACCCAAATTACAAACGGTAGATGGTGTTCAAAATGCACAATTGAATGGTCAGACGAATCGTGAGATTACGCTTAAATTTAAGCAAGATGAACTTGAAAAATATGGATTAACTGCGGATGATGTTGAAAATTATTTGAAAACAGCGACTAGAACTACTCCCCTTGGATTATTCCAATTTGGTGATAAAGATAAATCGATTGTCGTAGACGGACAATACCAATCTGTTGATGCTTTTAAAAATATTAATATCCCACTAACGCTGGCAAGTGGACAAGGTCAAACGCAATCTCAAAGTGATAATACTCAAAATTCAGCTATGTCAGATGTTAATAAAGCATCTTCACAACAAACGTCGAAATCGGCCGAGTCAAATAATATAAGTGGTATGCCGACAGCGAAATTAAAAGACTTAGCAGACATCACAGTTGGCGATGTACGTTCATCTATTTCTAAAACAAATGGTAAGGATGCAGTTAATTTGCAAATTACTAAAGCTCAAGATGCAAATACTGTTCAAGTGGCCAAGGATGTTCAACATAAAATTGATACATTTATTGAAGAAAATAAAGGTTTGAATGTAACTAAAACAATGGATACTGCTAAACCTGTCGAAAAATCACTATACACGATGGTTGAAAAAGCAGCATTAGGTACAATTGTAGCAATAATAGTTATTCTATTATTCTTAAGAAACATTCGTACAACATTAATTTCAATTATATCCATTCCACTATCTTTACTAATGGCGCTTATTGCGTTGAAATTAAGTAATGTTTCTTTGAATATATTAACATTAGGGGCGTTAACGGTAGCTATTGGTCGTGTTATAGATGATTCAATTGTCGTGGTTGAGAATATTTATCGACGCTTAACAGACCCAGAGGAAAAATTAAAAGGTGAAAATCTTATTATCAGTGCTACAACAGAAGTGTTTAAACCGATTATGTCATCAACACTTGTGACAATTATCGTCTTTTTACCGCTAGTGTTTGTTTCTGGTTCGGTAGGTGAAATGTTTAGACCCTTTGCATTAGCAATTGCATTTAGTTTATTAGCATCTTTATTAGTTTCAATCACTTTAGTTCCTGCATTGGCATCGACACTATTTAAAAAAGGTGTTAGACGTCGAAATAAACCACATGAAGAAGGTTTAGGTGTTGTGAGTACAACGTATAAAAAGGTTTTGAAATGGTCTTTAAATCACAAATGGATTGTTATTATTTTAAGTACTTTGATTTTAATTCTAACAATTGTATTTGGCGGTCCTAAACTTGGAACCAGCTTTATTTCAGCTGGAGATGATAAATTTTTAGCAATTACGTACACACCAAAGCCAGGTGAAACTGAACAATCTGTATTAAATCATGCGAAAGATGTCGAAAAATATTTAAAACAGAAAAAGCATGTGAAAACCATTCAATATTCAGTGGGTGGAAGCAGTCCAGTTGATCCAACTGGCAGCACAAATAGTATGGCAATTATGGTTGAATACGATAATGACACACCCAACTTTGATGTAGAAGCAGATAAAGTTATTAAGCATGTAGATGGTTTTAAACACCCTGGAGAATGGAAAAACCAAGATTTGGGAACAGGTGCAGGCAATAAATCTGTAGAAGTTACGGTAAAAGGCCCATCTACAGATGCAATTAAATCTACTGTACAACGCATTGAACAAGAAATGAAACGAGTTAAAGGACTAGCGAATGTTAAATCGGATTTATCCCAAACATATGATCAATTTGAAATTAAAGTGGATCAGAATAAAGCAGCAGAGAATGGCATTTCTGCAAGTCAACTTGCAATGCATTTAAATGAAAACTTACCAGAGAAAACAGTGACTACTGTTAAGGAAAATGGTAAATCCATCGATGTTAAAGTGAAGCAAAATAAGAAAACAGACTGGTCAGAAGATAAGTTGAATAATATTACTTTGAAAAAGCCAACTGGAGGCACAATTAAATTAGGCGATATTGCTACTTTAGTAAAAACAACAACACCAAGTAAATTGACACAAGAGCAAGGGGATTATGCAACAACAGTATCAGCTAAAGTAACAAATAAAGATGTGGGTGGTACAACACGACAAGTGATGTCTAAGATAAACAATATAGATAAGCCGAATAATGTAAAAGTAAATATTGGTGGTGCCTCAGATGATATTAATAATGCGATGACGCAATTGGCATTTGCAATGTTAGCAGCTATCATCATAGTGTATCTGATTTTAGTAATTACATTTAAAGGTGGATTAGCACCATTCACGATTTTATTCTCATTACCATTTACAGTTATTGGTGTGATTATTGCACTTTTAATCACTGGAGAAACGATATCAGTACCAAGTTTGATAGGTATGTTAATGTTAATAGGTATTGTAGTAACGAATGCAATTGTATTAATAGATCGTGTTATCAATAATGAGCAGCGAGGCATGGAGATGAAAGACGCTTTAATTGAAGCGGGTGGCACTAGAATAAGACCGATCTTAATGACTGCAATAGCAACAATAGGTGCGTTAGTTCCGCTATTGTTCGGTCAAGATAGCTCAATCCTTATATCAAAAGGTCTAGCAGCTACAGTTATCGGCGGTTTAATTTCATCTACATTGTTAACGTTAGTGGTTGTACCAGTGATTTATGAAATCTTATTTACTTTGAAAAATCGAATTACTAAACGATAG
- the femX gene encoding lipid II:glycine glycyltransferase — translation MEKMHITNQEHDAFVKSHPNGDLLQLTKWAETKQLTGWYARRIAVGRDGEVQGVAQLLFKKVPRLPFTLCYISRGFVVDYSNKEALNALLESAKEIAKAEKAYAIKIDPDVEVDKGTDALQNLKALGFKHKGFKEGLSKDYIQPRMTMITPIDKTDDELLNSFERRNRSKVRLALKRGTTVERSNREGLKTFAELMKITGERDGFLTRDISYFENIYDALHEDGDAELFLVKLDPKENIAKVNQELNELNAEIAKWQQKKETSEKQAKKAQNMINDAKNKIAKNEDLKRDLEALEREHPDGIYLSGALLMFAGAKSYYLYGASSNEFRDFLPNHHMQYTMMKYARDHGATTYDFGGTDNDPDKDSEHYGLWAFKKVWGTYLSEKVGEFDYVLNQPLYQLIEQVKPRLTKAKIKISRKLKRK, via the coding sequence ATGGAAAAGATGCATATCACTAATCAAGAACATGACGCATTTGTTAAATCTCATCCCAATGGAGATTTACTACAATTAACGAAATGGGCAGAAACAAAACAATTAACTGGATGGTACGCAAGAAGAATCGCTGTAGGTCGTGACGGTGAGGTTCAAGGGGTTGCTCAGTTATTATTTAAAAAGGTTCCTAGATTACCTTTTACGTTATGTTATATTTCACGTGGTTTTGTTGTTGATTATAGTAATAAAGAAGCGCTGAATGCGTTGTTAGAAAGTGCAAAAGAAATCGCTAAGGCTGAGAAAGCATATGCAATTAAAATCGATCCCGATGTTGAAGTTGATAAAGGTACAGATGCATTACAAAATCTGAAAGCACTAGGGTTTAAACATAAAGGGTTTAAAGAAGGTTTATCGAAAGACTATATTCAACCACGTATGACTATGATTACACCGATTGATAAAACAGATGATGAATTATTAAATAGTTTTGAACGTCGTAATCGCTCAAAAGTGAGACTTGCTTTGAAGCGTGGCACTACGGTAGAACGTTCTAATAGAGAAGGATTAAAGACTTTTGCCGAATTAATGAAAATTACTGGAGAACGTGATGGTTTTTTAACACGTGATATTAGTTATTTTGAAAATATTTATGATGCATTACATGAAGATGGGGATGCTGAACTATTTTTAGTGAAATTAGATCCGAAAGAAAATATAGCTAAGGTAAATCAAGAATTAAACGAACTTAATGCGGAAATTGCTAAATGGCAACAGAAGAAAGAAACATCTGAGAAACAAGCTAAAAAAGCACAAAACATGATTAATGATGCTAAAAATAAAATTGCTAAAAATGAAGACTTGAAACGTGATTTGGAAGCATTAGAACGTGAACATCCGGATGGTATTTATCTTTCTGGTGCGTTACTAATGTTTGCTGGTGCGAAATCATATTATTTATATGGTGCGTCTTCTAATGAATTTAGAGATTTCTTACCAAATCATCATATGCAGTATACGATGATGAAATATGCGCGTGATCATGGTGCGACAACGTATGATTTCGGTGGTACAGATAATGATCCAGATAAAGATTCTGAACATTATGGCTTGTGGGCATTTAAAAAAGTGTGGGGAACATACTTAAGTGAAAAAGTTGGTGAGTTCGATTATGTACTAAATCAACCGCTGTATCAACTAATTGAACAAGTTAAACCACGCTTGACGAAAGCTAAAATCAAGATATCACGTAAATTGAAACGTAAATAA
- a CDS encoding VOC family protein, translated as MVLKFDHIIHYIDQLNHFNFPGDVIKLHSGGHHNKFGTFNKLGYINENYIELLDVENNEKLKKMAKTIEGDVAFATQIVQEKYEQGFKNICIRTDDIKAVKNRLQSEQVEVVGPIQMERDTHKDGKVKWQLLYIMKQDDNDIKPPFFIQWEESDSMRTEKLEKYYQTQFSVETIIMKSTNRSQTVANWLKWYDMDIVEESENYTDLILKNDDIYFRIEDGKVSKYHTMIIKDAQATSPYSIFIRGAIYRFEPLV; from the coding sequence ATGGTATTAAAATTTGATCATATTATTCATTATATTGACCAGTTGAATCATTTTAATTTTCCAGGAGACGTTATAAAGTTGCATTCAGGTGGGCATCATAATAAATTTGGAACATTTAATAAATTAGGTTACATTAATGAAAATTATATTGAACTATTGGATGTAGAAAATAATGAAAAGTTAAAGAAAATGGCGAAAACGATAGAAGGCGATGTTGCTTTTGCTACTCAAATTGTTCAAGAAAAATATGAACAAGGTTTTAAAAATATTTGCATTCGTACAGATGATATAAAAGCAGTGAAGAATAGATTACAAAGTGAACAAGTTGAAGTTGTAGGGCCAATTCAAATGGAAAGAGATACACATAAAGATGGCAAAGTGAAGTGGCAATTACTTTATATCATGAAACAAGATGATAACGATATCAAGCCACCATTTTTTATTCAATGGGAAGAAAGTGATTCAATGCGAACTGAAAAATTGGAAAAATATTATCAAACACAATTTTCTGTTGAAACAATTATTATGAAAAGTACAAATCGATCACAAACAGTTGCAAATTGGTTGAAATGGTATGACATGGACATTGTGGAGGAAAGTGAAAATTATACAGATTTGATTTTAAAAAATGATGATATTTATTTTAGAATTGAAGATGGTAAAGTTTCAAAATATCATACTATGATTATTAAAGATGCACAGGCAACTTCACCATATTCAATTTTTATAAGAGGTGCTATATATCGATTCGAACCATTAGTATAG